The region AACTGTTTAAACTATATGCcaattttatgtataaaaaataaatgtacatcttttttttttttatttatttatcaaaagtctttttttgttatgtaaAGTAGTTGTAAAAATGGAcgattccatttaaaaaaaaaacaaatctgccGTGCGGGCAGGCGTCTGACCTTTCTCAAAGACGAGCAGTCGCACGCTGGAGGGCCGTCCGCCGATGTCAGGCGGGTTCTTGGCGTCGCAGGTGAAGGTCCCGTTGTCGCTGAACTCTAAGTTCTTAAGCAGGATGGAGCCGTCGCGGCGGCCCGGGTTCCCCACAAACTCCAGCCGGTCCCTGAAGGGACCCTTGTTGTCCACGTAGGCCATCCCGCCCGTGTAATGGAAAATCTGAAAACGTTGCGTCATTTAGGAACACTTTCACTACTAGCGCAACATCAgaggtgtcaaacatacggcccgtggGCCAGAACCGGCCCGTCGGGGAGACCAAACTGGCTCGTGAGGAcaacacaaactgcagtttttcactaAAATGAACTGATGTTGCTAATTAtgtccactggagggcgcaATGACAAccatttaaatgacattctgaaatttggctgtTACTCAAAATTTGGTGCAAAAATGTTGCCCTCATTTTTGTTACAGCATTTCAGATTAATCTGCaataaatgggaatattttcagaatgtacCTATTTATATGTAATTATTTGCATCAGGAAACaggaattaaaatgaatttgacacccctgctcatCATGCTTATTTATCATATACAATTGTCAACAACTAGAAAAATGTCTGGATTGGCTCATTCAGAGAAGTACTAAATATAATGGTTCTCATTCATAATGAATTCatatgaaattatatttaatcatgcattaaatttagaactttttatttatttattgaaatataaatatttatcccaaaacatttttattgatttaaaaaatacattctacTTTAGGTTATGAGTGTTCAATGAAAAGGTGCTCaaaatttcctcttttttttctcttattaaAACATTAAGTGTATGGTAATCTTTATAAAattcttgaagaaaaaaattcaagaagCAACTTTAATACTCCCAATTAAAATGCGATTTTGTATGAAATTGTACTAAAACATACTTTAATGATTCTTTATAGCACTACAGCAGCAGTTCGGAAATATGAAACAGCTGCTAAAATGTCCGCCGCGGCCgagataatgaaaaaaaaggaggaggacaGATGGAGGGAGATGAAAGTGGAGATTAGAGGAGCGATGAGAGAGGACGATGAGAGGACGATAAGTGGGTGAGGACGAAATGGAAAAAAGATTCCAAGCTAATGCATGCAAAGTGCAAACGTGATGATGCTAATTAATAAGCGGCACCTTCAAGTTTTATCAGCACCGATGTGTTTTTCTTATTAGCACCATCTTCTCTTCACTGATTGGCTGGGAGAAATCACATGCTTCAACTACATTTTCTATCAATTTGGCTACCAAATATGGTTGCAGAGATCCATTTTCGGtagcttgtcctcattagtatttaactttttatgtttatattaggggtgtcaaaattagtgcattcttTTTTTAGTTAACTTAAAGTCCCTTTAACCccactcttttttctttttcttttttacgcaATTAATGACCTcctcttacttggaaagcctgtactggggtaattccagttgcaataaagaaacgtccatgtcaaaattttgcagtaataaatgtaataatgcatatatttgtagagactggggtcaagttgtattttacaatttaaaaaatgtgcagaatttcacaagcttcttcatgttaaagattaaatagctcttaatataaaaagaaaaatgcactgagctgttaccATCGTCTTacatatgcaattatgccatctaggggcagaaaaatgacctcaacacaaatcaatatcatattttttacagtacagtacatctttttaattttaactcgatttgatgaattatttatatattatatttatatttatttattattattatggctaaaagatgcagccatgtttctattagtttaacttttgtttcacttttatgttaacaagagtatgaaaacttaattattaattaatataattaaataatttgattaatcgtgagttaactattgaagtaatgcgattaattctgattaaaaattttaatcgcctgacatccctactttatatcaactcatttgctttcaaaaatgtataaatatgttctattttaaatgttttaagtttccAAAAGGTATTATTATACGTCTacgtatttatacgtctttTTACGCttaagcatacagaaggctttgatgcagcctctgacctgaagaggtcgcttaaagcaatggtagttattacaaaaaacggccagcaggtggcagcagagtataagagatcaaccagtgccatgttgcaaaaatctctttcccaactgttttaaatagatttgtgaataatgatgaaacttagctatattctcatgctaattgctgcaaaacggaaacagatagaaatatattttttccctgatgaaagaagaaactcaaaTCTTTATTTGGGTGGTTCCATAGCCGGGAGAGAAGGGCATTgcaaatggctgcgagtgaataagttaagtgtgtgtgtgtgtttgtatttacaGAGATGCTGTCCCTGGCCCCATCAGGCCTGTAGGTCCAGGAGAAGGTGACGTCCTCAGAGATCCAGCGCCAGGAGAAGAACGAGCAGGAGAGCCGCACCTCGGTGCCCACCAGGGCGTGACGCTCCCAGCCCGTGTAAATCACGATGGCTTGGGATGGCTCGGGCACTGCACAAATGCAGGCAAGTAGCAAAAGTCAGTTCTTGCTACTTTACAGCAAAGCAATAAAATTCCTGGACCTTTCCTAAGTATGCAAACCTCCTCCAAAAGTTGCTAGTTCCTACTTCTTGATCCACCACACACCCTTCCTTCtctctgaaaatgttttttttcccccacctatCCAGCAAACTACTAGCACCAGTCAACACAACTGTATTAACAaaactatgaaaacctagaaaaaaaaatgttttaaatctcaaacaacaatttaaatcgcctgacacgatttagaataaataaataaataaataaagattattaaaaattagggatgtcagacgataaattgtttaaatcgtaattaatcacatgacttcactagttaactcactattaatcacaaattgtatatctgttctaaatgtacaataaaaacaattctaggttttcatactcttgttaacaaaagtgggaaaaatgtgatactaatagaaataattcaaatgaattattgacgtctatagccgtcaatggcagtgaatgagttaatcatccTAACCTGCTGCACATCCTTTCCATCGCTATCTCTCGGTCTGGCTAACCTGTAAAGATGATGTGTTTCCTTAACTGAAACCATACAAGGGTGAGCAGGACACGCAAAAAAGGAGGAAACAATGTATAAAGTGAGCACATACATGATCATCCCAATCAAAGCATAATGTAGAGAGAAAATATTGAACGTGTCACTAGTAGCGGGTGGATGATGATTGATGCTAATTGGCTTTCAGGCACTAAATCAATATTTCACCAGCCGGGAAAATATGACGCTGTCAAACAATCTGAGTGCATGGAGTAACATCTTAATAATGCGGCGCAAAAAGGGAAATAGCGTTGTAGCTTTTGTGGCGAGTCGTATAGCGAGCGAAAGGGTCACGATGTGTCAAGTAAGGAAGACGATATCATTAAAGTGGAGTCAATTAATGATCGCTAAGCCGCTTAGTGGTCGTTAAGGAGATGCTGAGGACTAATCAGTAGCATCAACGTGTCCTTCATATTTACACATAGCatatttgaacatgtaaatgtatatatgaTATCACATTATAGCCATTAAAGAATTAATGGTTATGTAATAATGCTCGTCTTGCAAAACATctgactatgaaaaaaaaaaacgttttgttttttttttatctaaaaaatatatgtgatgatagttgagttttttcaaatttatttaccCAAAAAAACTCGGCCATGAAACTAATATATTCATTCAACTAACATGTCAAATAAATTTATTATAATTGTAAAGGATTTATAAAGCTAAAAATATTTCAGATGAAAAGCTAACAGGCTAACAttaacaaaaattcattttgatctaaaaaaaaaatatatatatatatatatatttttttatgaatgttttCAGAAGCAAagttaatcaaatgttttcactatatcgtcgctgtccatttaaaaataaaacaactatgTGTAATATGTGTATACAACACGTATATTTTAtctgacccccccaaaaaaaaaagaataaaaggggaaaaaacagtggggatgggtgagtaccaaaACCAAGAATCGGTACCGATGCAAGTCTTATTTTGTGGTATTGGTCCTTATGGAGGctgccaataccagtatcggccgccctcctgtggcaattttacgatcaggaactaaagATGCCCATTAAGACGCAATGTCTGTAAGTATATGTACAGAAATATTAAAACATAccgataataaaaaaaacgccattaatttcatgaagttttaagggaaaattctatattggaatataatagataattttaaacaaa is a window of Vanacampus margaritifer isolate UIUO_Vmar chromosome 2, RoL_Vmar_1.0, whole genome shotgun sequence DNA encoding:
- the mpz gene encoding myelin protein P0 isoform X2, producing MLTLVALASLLVLAAVPEPSQAIVIYTGWERHALVGTEVRLSCSFFSWRWISEDVTFSWTYRPDGARDSISIFHYTGGMAYVDNKGPFRDRLEFVGNPGRRDGSILLKNLEFSDNGTFTCDAKNPPDIGGRPSSVRLLVFEKVPIQAGVITGSIVGAVLGLLLLIVVIYYLMRFLVARRVFSLSVSKHGKKKKEGSQQRQIKV
- the mpz gene encoding myelin protein P0 isoform X1, translated to MLTLVALASLLVLAAVPEPSQAIVIYTGWERHALVGTEVRLSCSFFSWRWISEDVTFSWTYRPDGARDSISIFHYTGGMAYVDNKGPFRDRLEFVGNPGRRDGSILLKNLEFSDNGTFTCDAKNPPDIGGRPSSVRLLVFEKVPIQAGVITGSIVGAVLGLLLLIVVIYYLMRFLVARRVFSLSVSKHGKKKKEGSQQRQGPAPAADPAKPKASEKKKQESRKERK